The following proteins are encoded in a genomic region of Thioclava nitratireducens:
- a CDS encoding F0F1 ATP synthase subunit alpha: protein MTPNDPDEWLDRSVKAIERAPLGPVVRRSGRVERVSDGVAMVSGLPEARAGERLVFEGGQSGFVHVLDEDTLAAVLLDDIAGVAQGDAVTGTGDVMRVPVGPELLGRIVDPLGRPLDGLGPIAASAKHPVERPAPAIIDRAAVVEPMQTGTLVVDALFALGRGQRELIVGDRATGKTTLALDTILNQKDGDVTSVYVAIGQKTSSVERVIETLRRNGALARTIVVVAGPSTPPGMQWLAPFAGMTMAEELRDTGGHALIVLDDLTRHAASHRELALLTRQTPGREAYPGDVFYLHARLLERAARLSDKLGSGTLTALPVAETDAGNLAAFIPTNLISITDGQIVLDTKLFNRGQKPAVDVGTSVSRVGGKTQAHSLRDAAESMRLDYAQFLELEIFTRFGGMPDTRVKAQLARGRAVRAVLAQVQHAPLRLADEVALVLAVQAGLLDGLEPAQIDALRDALPGALDASSLSGADFSAKLSEGLHDQILQCVKGLLPEPSK, encoded by the coding sequence ATGACACCCAATGATCCGGACGAGTGGTTGGACCGCAGCGTCAAAGCCATCGAGCGCGCGCCTCTGGGCCCCGTCGTGCGCCGCAGTGGCCGGGTGGAGCGCGTGTCCGATGGCGTCGCGATGGTGTCGGGCCTGCCCGAAGCCCGCGCCGGCGAGCGGCTGGTCTTCGAGGGCGGACAATCGGGCTTCGTGCATGTGCTCGACGAAGACACCCTCGCGGCGGTGCTGCTGGACGACATCGCGGGGGTCGCACAAGGCGATGCGGTGACCGGCACGGGCGACGTGATGCGGGTTCCGGTGGGGCCGGAACTGTTGGGCCGGATCGTCGACCCGCTCGGGCGGCCCCTCGACGGGCTCGGCCCGATCGCGGCCAGTGCAAAGCACCCGGTCGAACGCCCCGCCCCCGCGATCATCGACCGCGCGGCAGTGGTCGAGCCGATGCAGACCGGCACGCTGGTCGTGGATGCCCTCTTCGCGCTTGGCCGGGGGCAACGCGAGCTGATCGTGGGCGACCGCGCGACCGGCAAGACGACGCTCGCGCTCGACACGATCCTGAACCAGAAGGACGGCGACGTGACCTCGGTCTATGTCGCGATCGGTCAGAAGACCTCCTCGGTGGAGCGCGTGATTGAGACGCTTCGGCGCAACGGGGCGCTGGCGCGCACCATTGTCGTGGTCGCCGGACCGTCGACGCCGCCGGGGATGCAATGGCTCGCCCCCTTCGCGGGCATGACGATGGCAGAAGAGCTGCGTGACACCGGCGGCCACGCGCTGATCGTGCTCGACGACCTCACGCGCCACGCCGCCTCGCATCGCGAGCTTGCGCTGCTGACCCGCCAGACGCCGGGGCGTGAGGCCTATCCGGGCGATGTCTTCTACCTGCACGCCCGCCTTCTGGAACGTGCCGCGCGACTCTCGGACAAACTGGGCAGCGGCACGCTGACTGCCTTGCCTGTGGCCGAAACCGATGCCGGCAACCTCGCAGCCTTCATCCCGACCAACCTGATCTCTATCACCGACGGGCAGATCGTGCTGGATACGAAGCTGTTCAACCGCGGACAGAAACCCGCGGTGGATGTCGGCACCTCGGTCAGCCGGGTCGGCGGCAAGACGCAGGCGCACAGCCTGCGCGACGCGGCGGAGTCGATGCGGCTCGATTACGCCCAGTTTCTCGAACTGGAAATCTTCACGCGTTTCGGGGGCATGCCGGACACGCGGGTGAAGGCGCAGCTTGCGCGCGGCCGGGCGGTGCGCGCGGTGCTGGCTCAGGTCCAGCACGCGCCGCTGCGCCTCGCCGATGAGGTAGCGCTGGTTCTGGCGGTGCAGGCGGGGCTTCTCGACGGATTGGAGCCCGCGCAGATCGACGCGTTGCGCGACGCGCTTCCCGGCGCGCTCGATGCGTCGAGTCTGTCTGGGGCCGATTTCTCCGCCAAGCTTAGCGAAGGTCTGCATGACCAGATCCTGCAATGCGTGAAGGGGCTTCTGCCGGAGCCTTCGAAATGA
- a CDS encoding ATP synthase F0 subunit B — translation MTLDWWTLGLQTLNAAVLIWLLSRVLWRPIVSAIQARQAEADKQLSDASEAARKADEAKARAEAALDQVGTRKSEMLAQAQTEAEAARKALLDHARAEAADMARTAEAERAARAEEAEKRYAARAADLAQRMAERIGARLSRPALLEAYATDLLAQVAALDTEDRAALGSEKLMLRISEAVEAGYGEAFARRVGQTLGKEIGPAIKTDAALICGLALETEHLHLESSWAADLARMRKEVANDTQ, via the coding sequence ATGACACTGGACTGGTGGACGCTCGGGCTGCAGACGCTCAATGCGGCGGTACTGATCTGGCTTCTGAGCCGGGTGCTTTGGCGCCCGATCGTGAGTGCCATCCAGGCGCGTCAGGCCGAGGCCGACAAGCAATTGAGCGACGCGAGCGAGGCCGCGCGCAAGGCCGACGAGGCGAAGGCACGGGCCGAGGCGGCGCTTGATCAGGTCGGCACGCGCAAGTCCGAGATGCTGGCGCAGGCCCAGACCGAGGCCGAAGCCGCGCGCAAGGCGCTTCTGGATCACGCCCGCGCAGAGGCTGCCGACATGGCCCGCACCGCCGAGGCCGAGCGCGCTGCCCGCGCGGAGGAAGCCGAGAAGCGATATGCAGCGCGCGCAGCCGATCTGGCGCAGCGCATGGCCGAGCGGATCGGCGCGCGCCTGTCGCGGCCCGCGCTGCTCGAAGCCTACGCGACGGACCTTCTGGCGCAGGTCGCCGCCCTCGACACCGAGGATCGCGCCGCGCTCGGCTCGGAAAAGCTCATGCTACGTATCAGCGAGGCGGTGGAAGCGGGTTACGGCGAAGCGTTCGCCCGCCGCGTTGGCCAGACCCTTGGCAAAGAGATTGGCCCCGCGATCAAGACGGATGCGGCGTTGATCTGCGGCCTCGCGCTGGAGACTGAACATCTGCACCTTGAAAGTTCATGGGCCGCCGATCTCGCCCGGATGCGCAAGGAGGTGGCCAATGACACCCAATGA
- a CDS encoding F0F1 ATP synthase subunit C, producing the protein MEYVEVASIISAAAAVAFGALGPALGEGRSVAAAMDAIARQPEAANAISRTLFVGLAMIETTAIYCLVIALLLLFANPFIG; encoded by the coding sequence ATGGAATATGTTGAAGTGGCGAGCATCATCTCGGCCGCGGCGGCGGTGGCCTTCGGGGCGCTCGGCCCCGCGCTTGGCGAAGGGCGCTCGGTCGCGGCTGCAATGGATGCGATCGCCCGCCAGCCCGAGGCCGCGAACGCGATCTCGCGCACGCTCTTCGTCGGGCTCGCGATGATCGAGACGACGGCGATCTACTGCCTCGTGATTGCGCTTCTCCTGCTGTTCGCCAACCCGTTCATCGGCTGA
- a CDS encoding F0F1 ATP synthase subunit A, with the protein MNSPLETAVLFWIGPVPITQPVVTTWVMMAMIVAGCYALTRNLSLHPGRRQAALELLVTVLDTQIRETMSVSPDRYRTFLGGLFLFILIANWSSLVPGVEPPTANLETDAALALLVFVAVIVYGIRAGGVGGYLRSFAMPTPLMIPLNLVETLTRSFSLLIRLFGNIMSGVFIIGIVLSLAGLFVPIPFMALDLLTGLVQAYIFTVLAMVFIAAAVAESQPSRDSGKD; encoded by the coding sequence ATGAACTCGCCGCTTGAGACCGCCGTGCTGTTCTGGATCGGCCCCGTGCCGATCACGCAACCCGTCGTCACGACATGGGTGATGATGGCGATGATCGTGGCCGGCTGCTACGCGCTGACCCGAAACCTGAGCCTGCACCCCGGACGCCGGCAAGCGGCGCTGGAGCTGCTGGTGACCGTGCTCGACACCCAGATCCGCGAGACGATGAGCGTCTCCCCCGACCGCTACCGCACCTTCCTCGGCGGGCTGTTCCTGTTCATCCTGATCGCGAACTGGTCCTCGCTGGTCCCCGGCGTGGAACCCCCGACCGCCAATCTGGAAACCGATGCGGCGCTGGCGCTGCTCGTTTTCGTGGCGGTGATTGTCTACGGCATTCGCGCGGGCGGCGTCGGGGGCTACCTGCGCAGTTTCGCAATGCCGACGCCGCTGATGATCCCCCTAAATCTCGTCGAGACGCTGACGCGCAGCTTCTCGCTGCTGATCCGCCTGTTCGGGAATATCATGAGCGGGGTCTTCATCATCGGCATCGTGCTCTCGCTCGCGGGGTTGTTCGTGCCGATCCCGTTCATGGCGCTCGACCTGCTGACCGGGCTCGTCCAGGCCTACATCTTTACCGTCCTCGCCATGGTGTTCATCGCGGCGGCAGTGGCGGAATCCCAACCCTCCCGAGACTCCGGAAAGGACTAA
- a CDS encoding AtpZ/AtpI family protein, translating to MTHPPEDPDKTEEPMESAARRHAARTEKARREGEIPLGRRLGQIGVLGWIVVLPMLAGAAGGRWIDRSAQSGIFWTAALMMVGLVVGCWLGWRWVQQQ from the coding sequence ATGACCCACCCGCCGGAAGACCCGGACAAGACGGAGGAGCCGATGGAAAGCGCCGCGCGCCGCCACGCCGCCCGGACCGAGAAGGCGCGACGGGAGGGAGAAATCCCGCTGGGCCGCCGCTTGGGCCAGATCGGTGTGCTCGGATGGATCGTCGTGCTACCGATGCTCGCCGGAGCCGCCGGGGGACGATGGATCGACCGCAGCGCCCAGTCGGGCATCTTCTGGACCGCCGCGCTGATGATGGTGGGGCTTGTCGTGGGGTGCTGGCTCGGCTGGCGCTGGGTGCAACAGCAATGA
- a CDS encoding F0F1 ATP synthase subunit epsilon has product MRLTIATPLEIVVDAKDVTAIRAEDASGGFGILPGHAEFLTSLSISVISWEAEGKRHYCAVKGGVLMVENGSDVSVSTRAAVTGDLPELGDTILKRFQAEDDAAKTEQADATRLHLLAIRQLVASLDGARTREHWT; this is encoded by the coding sequence ATGAGGCTCACCATCGCCACACCGCTCGAGATCGTCGTCGATGCCAAGGACGTCACCGCGATCCGCGCCGAGGATGCGAGCGGCGGCTTCGGAATCCTGCCCGGCCATGCCGAGTTTCTCACCAGCCTCAGCATCTCGGTCATCTCCTGGGAGGCCGAGGGCAAGCGACACTATTGCGCGGTGAAGGGCGGCGTACTTATGGTCGAGAATGGCAGCGACGTCTCGGTCTCGACCCGCGCCGCAGTGACCGGCGACCTGCCGGAGCTGGGCGACACGATCCTGAAACGCTTTCAGGCCGAGGATGATGCGGCGAAGACCGAGCAGGCCGACGCCACCCGGCTGCATCTGCTCGCAATCCGACAGCTGGTGGCGAGCCTCGACGGCGCGCGAACGCGGGAGCACTGGACATGA
- the atpD gene encoding F0F1 ATP synthase subunit beta, which produces MSVAEGRIIAVRGPVIDASFDGPLPPIYSILTTSDGDPEGSFEVHGHLDAHRVRAIALQSTLGLSRGRKLHATGKPLEVPVGEAVLGRLMDVTGAMRDGGDPLPKETPRRPIHGTPPRLSGSGAVTAFETGIKVIDLMLPLARGGKAAMFGGAGVGKTVLVMELINTMVEKYQGIAIFAGVGERSREGHEMLADMTDSGVLARTALVYGQMNEPPGARWRVPLTAVSIAEDFRDRDHRNVLLMMDNVFRFVQAGSEVSGLLGRLPSRVGYQPTLASEVAELEERIASAAGASVTAIQAVYVPADDFTDPAVTAISGHMDSSIVLSRQLASEGIYPAIDPLASSSQLLDPEIVGAEHFQLAGEARALLARFRELQDIIALLGVEELGASDRLAVRRARKLQRFLTQPFVVTEAFTGQTGRSVPLADTLEGCRAILSGEADEWSDQSLYMIGGIDEARQREEAAA; this is translated from the coding sequence ATGAGCGTGGCCGAGGGACGGATCATCGCGGTGCGCGGGCCGGTCATCGATGCGAGCTTCGATGGCCCGCTGCCGCCGATCTATTCGATCCTCACGACGAGCGATGGCGATCCGGAGGGCAGCTTCGAGGTCCATGGCCATCTCGACGCACATCGGGTGCGCGCCATCGCGCTGCAATCGACGCTCGGCCTGTCGCGCGGGCGAAAGCTGCACGCCACGGGCAAGCCGCTCGAAGTGCCGGTGGGCGAGGCGGTTCTGGGGCGGCTGATGGATGTGACGGGGGCGATGCGCGACGGCGGCGATCCCCTGCCCAAGGAAACGCCCCGCCGCCCGATCCACGGCACGCCGCCGCGCCTGTCGGGCAGCGGCGCCGTCACCGCCTTCGAGACCGGCATCAAGGTGATCGACCTGATGCTACCGCTGGCACGCGGCGGCAAGGCCGCGATGTTCGGCGGCGCTGGCGTGGGCAAGACGGTGCTGGTGATGGAGCTCATCAACACGATGGTCGAAAAATATCAGGGCATCGCGATCTTCGCGGGCGTCGGCGAACGCTCGCGCGAGGGCCACGAGATGCTCGCCGACATGACCGACTCCGGCGTACTGGCCCGCACAGCGCTGGTCTATGGCCAGATGAACGAGCCGCCCGGCGCGCGCTGGCGGGTGCCGCTGACCGCTGTCTCAATCGCCGAGGATTTCCGCGACCGCGATCACCGCAATGTCCTTCTGATGATGGATAACGTCTTCCGCTTCGTGCAGGCGGGCAGCGAGGTTTCCGGCCTTCTGGGTCGCCTGCCCTCGCGCGTGGGCTACCAGCCTACCCTCGCCTCCGAGGTCGCCGAACTAGAGGAGCGCATCGCCTCCGCCGCCGGAGCCTCGGTCACCGCCATTCAGGCGGTCTACGTGCCGGCGGATGATTTCACCGACCCGGCCGTGACCGCGATTTCGGGGCATATGGACAGCTCCATCGTGCTGTCGCGTCAGCTGGCCTCGGAGGGAATCTACCCCGCGATCGACCCGCTCGCCTCGTCGTCGCAACTGCTCGACCCCGAGATCGTCGGGGCGGAGCATTTCCAGCTGGCGGGCGAAGCGCGGGCGCTGCTGGCGCGGTTCCGCGAATTGCAGGACATCATCGCGCTTCTCGGCGTCGAGGAGCTGGGCGCGTCGGACCGGCTGGCCGTGCGCCGCGCGCGCAAGCTGCAACGCTTCCTCACCCAGCCCTTCGTCGTGACCGAGGCGTTTACCGGCCAGACCGGGCGCTCGGTGCCGCTGGCCGACACGCTGGAGGGATGCCGCGCGATCCTTTCGGGCGAGGCGGACGAGTGGTCCGATCAGTCGCTCTACATGATCGGCGGGATCGACGAGGCCCGCCAACGAGAGGAGGCCGCGGCATGA
- a CDS encoding SDR family NAD(P)-dependent oxidoreductase produces MTRDFEGKSAIVTGAGSGIGAAIAKELAARGASVLLADQNADAAKSVTEEIRKASGTAEPMAVDVTSADAVEAMVAKAVKAFGKLDLAVNNAGIGGVQAPLGEYPLDSWKHVIDVNLNGVFYGMRNEIAAMLKSGGGTIVNMSSILGSVAFPSACAYVAAKHALLGLTRAAALDHAAQGIRVNAVGPAFIETPLLSGLAPEVKDSLVALHPAGRLGTPEEVSALTCFLLSDAASFVNGSYHLVDGGYTSR; encoded by the coding sequence ATGACACGGGATTTCGAAGGTAAATCAGCTATCGTTACGGGCGCGGGATCTGGGATCGGCGCGGCGATCGCCAAGGAGTTGGCGGCGCGCGGCGCTTCGGTCTTGCTTGCCGATCAGAATGCGGATGCGGCCAAGTCCGTGACCGAGGAGATCCGCAAGGCGAGCGGCACGGCCGAGCCGATGGCGGTCGACGTCACCTCTGCCGATGCTGTCGAAGCGATGGTCGCCAAAGCCGTCAAGGCGTTCGGCAAGCTGGATCTCGCGGTGAACAACGCCGGCATCGGGGGCGTGCAGGCGCCGCTCGGGGAATATCCGCTCGACAGCTGGAAACACGTGATCGACGTCAATCTCAACGGGGTGTTCTACGGGATGCGCAACGAGATCGCGGCGATGCTGAAATCGGGCGGCGGGACCATCGTGAACATGTCCTCGATCCTCGGCTCGGTCGCGTTCCCCAGCGCCTGCGCCTATGTCGCGGCGAAACATGCTCTGCTCGGCCTGACACGGGCGGCGGCGCTCGATCACGCGGCGCAGGGCATCCGCGTCAATGCGGTCGGCCCCGCCTTCATCGAGACGCCGCTTCTGTCGGGTCTGGCACCTGAGGTAAAGGACTCTCTGGTCGCCCTGCATCCGGCGGGTCGGCTCGGCACGCCCGAAGAGGTCTCGGCGCTGACCTGTTTTCTGCTATCGGACGCCGCGAGCTTCGTGAATGGCAGCTACCACCTCGTCGATGGGGGATATACCTCGCGATGA
- the gndA gene encoding NADP-dependent phosphogluconate dehydrogenase, protein MAQSQIGLIGLGTMGGMLALNIAEKGFDIAVFNRTTSVTKTFHENAGELASKITPCESLEELVKSIAKPRAIILMVPAGEPVDQQIEALRAYLDADDLIIDAGNANFHDTERRAAEAAKAGPRFLGIGVSGGEEGARHGPAIMGGGEQQDWDRVAPILNAIAAKFDGTPCAGFMGKGGSGHFVKAVHNGIEYADMQMIAETYGVMRDGMGLDSQACGEIFAKWDEGALKSYLIEISGKVARATDPESGKPMLDIILDRAGQKGTGRWTVIEAQHLAAPVPVIEAAVMARNLSSRLVARQQGEEMFGAAPEALPEGALSADDLENALIAGKILCYAQGFELLRSANAPFDWDLPLPDIALVWRDGCIIRSAMLDDMASALSESPDRNLMYAPYFADLLKTHHSALRKVVSIAAAHGLAVPALSMALSYFDTMRTARGTANMIQGQRDFFGAHGFERTDREGGDFHGPWAM, encoded by the coding sequence TTGGCACAATCGCAAATCGGGCTGATCGGCCTTGGCACCATGGGTGGAATGCTCGCCCTCAACATCGCGGAAAAAGGGTTCGACATCGCGGTGTTCAACCGCACGACCAGCGTCACCAAGACTTTCCATGAAAACGCGGGCGAGCTGGCGTCGAAAATCACGCCCTGCGAGAGCCTCGAAGAGCTGGTGAAATCGATCGCGAAACCCCGCGCGATCATCCTGATGGTGCCCGCGGGCGAACCGGTCGACCAGCAGATCGAGGCGCTGCGCGCCTATCTCGACGCGGACGACCTGATCATCGACGCGGGCAACGCGAATTTCCACGACACCGAGCGCCGCGCCGCCGAAGCCGCGAAGGCCGGCCCGCGATTCCTCGGCATCGGGGTCTCGGGCGGTGAAGAAGGCGCGCGCCACGGGCCTGCGATCATGGGCGGCGGCGAGCAGCAGGACTGGGACCGCGTCGCCCCGATCCTCAATGCGATCGCGGCCAAGTTCGACGGCACGCCCTGCGCCGGTTTCATGGGCAAGGGCGGTTCGGGCCATTTCGTGAAAGCCGTGCATAACGGCATCGAATATGCCGACATGCAGATGATCGCCGAGACCTACGGCGTGATGCGCGACGGGATGGGCCTCGACTCGCAGGCCTGCGGCGAGATCTTCGCGAAGTGGGACGAAGGCGCGCTCAAATCCTACCTGATCGAGATTTCCGGAAAGGTCGCACGCGCCACCGATCCCGAGAGCGGCAAGCCGATGCTCGACATCATCCTCGACCGCGCGGGCCAGAAGGGCACTGGCCGCTGGACCGTAATCGAGGCGCAGCATCTTGCCGCCCCGGTGCCGGTGATCGAAGCGGCAGTGATGGCGCGCAACCTGTCGTCGCGCCTCGTGGCGCGCCAGCAGGGCGAGGAGATGTTCGGCGCCGCCCCCGAGGCGCTGCCTGAAGGCGCGCTGAGTGCCGACGATCTGGAGAACGCCCTGATCGCGGGCAAAATCCTGTGCTACGCGCAGGGGTTCGAGCTGCTGCGATCGGCCAATGCGCCCTTCGACTGGGATCTGCCGCTGCCCGATATCGCCTTGGTCTGGCGTGACGGCTGCATCATCCGCTCGGCGATGCTCGACGACATGGCGAGCGCGCTCAGCGAGTCGCCCGATCGCAACCTGATGTACGCGCCCTATTTCGCGGACCTGCTGAAGACCCATCACAGCGCGCTGCGCAAGGTCGTCAGCATCGCCGCAGCCCACGGGCTCGCAGTTCCGGCCCTGTCGATGGCGCTGAGCTATTTCGACACGATGCGTACCGCACGCGGCACCGCGAACATGATTCAGGGCCAGCGCGATTTCTTCGGTGCGCACGGGTTCGAGCGCACCGATCGCGAGGGTGGCGACTTCCACGGCCCCTGGGCCATGTAA
- the efeU gene encoding iron uptake transporter permease EfeU has product MLATFIIGLREGLEAALIVGIIAAFLRARGERLHEMWLGVAAAVALSVGVGGGLALIEAALPQSAQEKLECVIAAVAVVFVTLMVLWMTRHAAGLKGQIERDADAALGQGSRIALAAMAFLAVLREGFETAVFLLATISGAQTGHWAGLGAALGLAASVALGWAIAQGGMRLNLGRFFRWTGVFLILVAAGLVLQTLRSAHEAGWLLAGQQRIADLNWLVAPGTVRSALITGVLGIPADPRLIELLGWIAYLVPVAALTYWPRALRPDPRTAQWLRGSLAVAFAALAVGIAALWPQPQVTLPDHAPRGLEGDVDTSAGPDLRLQGHMLEMGATRVDLTGAEATPERHLGLPSLHRQVQSQTEIAGAPGEIDLATLAQLAGGRLPVGVSPARNPGPFVAEWTRLEQVTVWTAGDALLDAQGHSAVTLRLSGGGLTTPRTLRVDSAPSGSATGAWVMAPAATQEAADALRALRRARIEHQFWARELPVILFLIALALAASALARARPAPFFPARSL; this is encoded by the coding sequence ATGCTCGCAACATTCATCATCGGCCTGCGCGAAGGGCTCGAGGCGGCGCTGATCGTCGGCATCATCGCGGCCTTTTTGCGCGCCCGGGGCGAGCGTCTGCACGAGATGTGGCTGGGCGTTGCTGCCGCGGTGGCGCTGTCGGTCGGCGTGGGGGGCGGTCTGGCGCTGATCGAGGCCGCGCTGCCGCAAAGCGCGCAGGAAAAGCTGGAATGCGTGATCGCCGCCGTTGCGGTCGTCTTCGTGACGCTGATGGTGCTGTGGATGACGCGCCACGCGGCGGGGCTGAAGGGCCAGATCGAGCGGGACGCCGACGCGGCGTTGGGGCAAGGGAGCCGGATCGCCCTGGCCGCGATGGCCTTCCTCGCCGTTTTGCGCGAAGGCTTTGAGACCGCGGTGTTCCTGCTCGCCACGATCTCGGGCGCGCAGACCGGACATTGGGCGGGCCTCGGCGCGGCGCTTGGCCTCGCAGCCTCGGTCGCGCTCGGCTGGGCGATCGCGCAGGGCGGGATGCGGCTCAATCTGGGGCGTTTCTTCCGCTGGACCGGCGTGTTCCTGATCCTCGTTGCGGCGGGGCTGGTGCTGCAGACGCTGCGCTCGGCCCATGAGGCGGGCTGGTTGCTTGCGGGGCAGCAGCGCATTGCCGATCTGAACTGGCTCGTGGCCCCCGGCACAGTGCGCTCGGCGCTGATCACGGGTGTGCTCGGCATTCCCGCCGATCCGCGCCTGATCGAACTGCTGGGCTGGATCGCCTATCTGGTCCCGGTCGCGGCGCTGACCTATTGGCCGCGTGCGCTGCGCCCCGATCCCCGCACGGCGCAATGGCTGCGCGGCTCTCTCGCGGTCGCCTTCGCGGCATTGGCCGTCGGCATCGCGGCGCTTTGGCCGCAGCCGCAGGTGACGCTGCCCGATCATGCGCCGCGTGGGCTTGAAGGAGATGTCGACACCTCCGCCGGACCCGATCTGCGTCTGCAGGGACACATGCTCGAAATGGGTGCGACCCGCGTCGATCTGACGGGCGCCGAAGCGACGCCGGAACGGCATCTGGGTCTCCCGTCCCTGCATCGCCAAGTGCAGAGCCAGACCGAGATCGCGGGCGCCCCCGGCGAGATCGATCTCGCCACGCTTGCGCAGCTCGCGGGTGGGCGGCTGCCGGTGGGCGTCAGCCCCGCGCGCAACCCCGGGCCCTTCGTGGCCGAATGGACGCGGCTGGAGCAAGTGACCGTCTGGACAGCGGGCGATGCGCTTCTCGATGCGCAGGGCCATAGCGCGGTGACGCTACGCCTGTCGGGCGGCGGATTGACTACGCCGCGCACGCTGCGCGTCGATTCAGCGCCCAGCGGTTCGGCCACCGGCGCCTGGGTCATGGCCCCTGCCGCCACGCAAGAGGCCGCGGATGCGCTGCGTGCGCTGCGCCGCGCCCGCATCGAGCATCAGTTCTGGGCCCGAGAGTTGCCCGTGATCCTCTTCCTCATCGCGCTTGCGCTGGCAGCCTCCGCGCTCGCCCGTGCGCGCCCCGCACCGTTTTTCCCCGCCAGGTCCCTCTGA